The Polaribacter sp. KT25b genome contains the following window.
AACCGCTTTGATAGCTGCTGTTACAGATAATATGTTTGAAACTATTTGTTGTAGTATAGATACTGTTTGTGAAGAAAAAATGAATCCTATCGATGAGTTATACCACATTAAACGTATAATAATGTCTCATCTAAAAGACGAAAAATCTTCACCTTTTTATCAGCTTCAAAAATATTATCCTAAAATATATGCCTCTTTAACACAGAAACAATTTCATGTAATGCAAGAAACTGTGCAAGATAATTTGCAAAGAGGAATCGATTCTGGCTTATTTAGGACAGAAATAGACATCGAATTTATTAGTAGAATTTACTTTAGTGGAATGATTGGTATTAAAGATCAACAGTTATTTCCGGTAATAAAATATTCGATGAACACGTTATTAAATAATTACTTAGAATATCATATTAGAGGAATATCAACAGAAAAAGGAGTACAAGAATTAGAACAACAATTAAAAAACAATAATTTATAAATGAAGAAATATATATACATATTTTCTTTTTTTGCTTTTACAATCTCTTTAAAAGCACAAGAAAAAACAATGGAATTATCTCTAAAAGAAGCAATAAGCTTTGGTATAGAAAATAGTTACAACACAAAAGTAGCAAGAAACGATATTAAATCTGCAAAGGATAAAGTTTGGGAAACAACAGCTATTGGTTTACCTCAAATTAATGGAGCTGTAGATTACCAGCAATATTTAAAACTACCTATTACTTTAATAGATTTTGATGGCGATGGCACAAACGAAGAATTTGTATTTGTTCAAAAACAAAGTTTAAACGCTTCTGTAACTTTAACTCAATTATTGTTTGATGGTTCTTATTTAGTAGGCTTACAAGCTTCTAAAACCTATTTAAAAATATCTAAACAAGCAGAAGAAAAAACAGAACTAACTACTAGAGAAGCAATTATTAACGCTTATGGTAACGTTTTAATTACAGAAAGTAGCATTGCTATATTAGAAAGTAATATTAAAATTCTTCAAAAAAATTATGATGACGCTAAAAAAATCTATGAAAATGGATTGAATGAAGAAGAAGATGTAGAGCAATTAGAAATTACTTTAGGAAATTTAAAAAATCAATTAAATAGTGTTATCAGAATGAAAAAAATAGCTTACCAAATGTTAAATCTTTCACTTGGTAATGATATAAATACAACACTAATTTTAACTGATAACTTAGATTCTTTAGTAAAAACCAATATAGAACTTGCTTTAATTTCTGAAGATTTTGATGTGAACAATCATATTGATTTTAAAATTTCTGAAAACGACAGAGAAACAAAACGTTTAACAGTAAAATTAGAACAAAGTAAAGCTTTACCTACTTTAAGTGCATTTGTTAATTATGGTAGCCAAGCTTATTCTGACTCTTTTTCGTTCTTTAAAGGCAGTCAAGAATGGTTTGCTTCTTCTCTTTTAGGTATTAGCTTAAATGTACCCATTTTTAGTAGTTTTAGTAGAAAATCTAAAACAGCGCAAGCAAAAATAGCATTAGAAAATGCCAATTTACGTTTAGAAGAAACCAAACAACGTTTAAACTTATTAGCAGAAACAGCAAAAAGCGAATATCAATTAAGTATTGAAAATTATACTACAGCTCAAAAAAATCTAGGTTTATCAGAAAGAATAGAAAAGAAACAACGCATTAAATTTTTTGAAGGTATTTCTTCTAGTTTCGATTTATTACAAGCTCAAAATCAATTATACACACAACAACAAAATTACATACAATCTATGTTAGATGTAATTTCTAAAAAAGCGGCATTAGAAAACGCATTAAACTTACCAATTAAACAATAACCAGGCATGAGAAAAATATATTCATTATTAGTAATAACAACTGTTTTAATCTCTTGCGGAGAGAAAAAAACAACATCTATAGAAAGTTTAATTTCTTCTGGAACCTTAACAGAGTTAACAGCTAAAAAGAAAGAAATTACCACCAATTTAGAAGCAATAAATGCAGATTTAGAAGCAATAAATAACGCAATTGCCATAAAAGATACAGTAAAAAAATTACCTTTAATAACAACATTCGTTGCTAAAGAAGAGGTTTTTAAACATTATTTAGAAATTCAAGGAAGCGTAAAAACAAAACAAAACATTTTAATTTATCCAGAAATGGCAGGTATTTTAAAATCTGTTTACGTAAAAGAAGGGCAAAAAGTTACCAAAGGACAAGTATTAGCAACTATAGATGATGGTGGTTTAAGTAACCAAGTGGCACAATTAGAAGCTACAACCCAATTGGCAAAAACCACTTACGAACGTCAAAAACGTTTATGGGAACAAAAAATTGGATCTGAAATTCAGTTTTTACAAACAAAAACAAATTACGATGCGCAACAAAACACCCTTAAGCAACTTAAAACTCAACTAGGTAAATCAACAATAAAAGCACCTTTTTCTGGTGTTATAGACGATGTAATAAAAGAATCTGGTAATGTTGTTGCTCCAGGAATTGGTTCAGAAATTTTTAGAATTGTAAACCTAAATAATATGTATATTGAAGCAGAAGTACCAGAAAGATACATTACTAGCATTCAAAAAAATAAAGAAGTTAAAATAGAATTTCCTGTTCTTGGCACAAACATAAACAGTTCTGTAAGACAAGTTGGTAGTTTTATAAACCCAAATAATAGATCTTTTAAAATTGAAGTTCCTGTTGCTAATAAAAACGGACATGTAAAACCAAATTTAACTGCAAAACTTCAAATTAATGATTATACAGATGATACTGCAATTTTAATTCCGCAAAGTATTATTTCTGAAAATGCAAGTGGTGAGCAATTTGTCTATGTTATAAAAAACAAAACTTCAGAAAATGAAGCTATTGCAGAAAGACTAGTTATTAAAACCGGTAAAACACAAGGTAATTTTATAGAAGTTTTAGAGAACTTACCTGTTGGAGCAGAAATTATAAAAGAAGGAGCGCGTAGTGTAAACAATGGGCAAACGGTAAAAGTTATCAATAAATAAAAAAATTAAGGATGACAAAACAAAAAAAACAAGTAGATAAAGAGTTTAAATTATCTGCTTGGGCAATTCATAATAAAACAACCATTTATACTTTAATGGCTGTATTATTTTTCTATGGTATTTCTGCTTATTTAAGCATGGCCAGAGAAAATTTTCCGGAAGTAAAAGAAACTAAAATTTACATTAGCACTGCATATCCTGGTAATACTGCAGAGGATATAGAAAAACTAATTACAGATCCTATAGAAGACCAAGTAAAAACGGTTAGTAATGTAGTAGAAGTTACCTCAACATCTCAAGAAGACTACTCAATTGTAGTTGTAGAGTTTGATGAAAATATTTCTGTAGAATTAGCAAAACAGAAAGTTAAAGACGAGTTAGCTACAGAAACAGCAAGTGAAGATTGGCCAACATTTAATGGCGCAAAAATAGAACCTAATGTGTTCGATTTAAGTTTATCTGAAGAAATTGCTATTTTAAATGTTAATATCTCTGGTGATTATCCTGTTTATAAACTAAAAGAGTTTGCAGAGTATTTACAAGACGATATCGAAGATTTATCAGAAATAAAACAAGCAGATATTCGTGGAGCTCAAGAAAAAGAAGTAGAAGTTGCTGTAGACATTTATAAAATGATGGCTGCAAAAGTTAGCTTTAACGACATAACTTCTGCCATTAACAACGGAAACGTAACCATGTCTGCAGGTAACTTTATAACAAGCGGACAAAGAAGAACGGTAAGAATTATTGGTGAAATTGAAGAGCCAAAAGCTTTAGAGAATTTTGTCATAAAATCAGAATTCGATAATCCTATTTATTTAAAAGATGTGGCAACGGTTTCTTTTAAAGATAAAGACAAAACCACTTTTGCTAGAGAAAGAGGGCAAGAAGTTGTAATGCTTGATGTTAAAAAGAGAGCAGGAGAAAACATGGTTGCCGCTTCAGAACAAATACAAGTAATTGTAAACGAAGCTATCAAAAACTATTTCCCTAAAGATTTAAAAGTTACTATTACTAACGATCAATCAGATAAAACAATTGGTCAGGTAGATGATTTAGTAAACAACATTATTTTTGGAGTTATTTTAGTTGTAACCGTATTAATGTTTTTCTTAGGATTTAAAAACGCAGTTTTTGTTGGTTTTGCAATACCAATGTCTATGTTTATGTCTTTAATGATCTTAAACTTATTAGGCTACACCATGAACACCATGATTCTTTTCGGGTTAATTATGGGACTCGGGATGTTAGTAGATAACGGAATTGTAGTTGTAGAAAACGTGTATCGTTTAATGGACGAAGAAGGAATGAATAGAATTGATGCTGCTAAAAAAGGGATTAGTGAAATTGCATACCCTATTATTATTTCTACAGCAACAACAGTTGCCGCATTCATACCTTTAGGACTTTGGCCAGGAATTATGGGAGACTTTATGGTATTACTACCAATAACATTATCTACCGTTTTAGGGTCATCTTTGTTAGTTGCTATTTTCTTTAACTCAGTTTTGGTTTCTCAATTTATGAGTGTAGAAGATGTAGATATGCCAATTAAAAAGATTGCCATTCTTACAGGAGTTATGACTGTAATAGGAATTATTATTTTATTTATAGGAGGATCTTACAGCGCTTTGGGTGCTTTAATGATTTTTGTTGCAATTATGCTTTGGGTGTATCGATTATTTTTAAGAGGTTGGGCAAATACTTTTCAAAATAAAGTATTACCAATATTAGAAGGATGGTACGAAAATAGCTTACGTTTTGCTTTATCTGGTAAAATGCCTTACGTTATCGTGATTAGCACAACAGTTCTTTTAATTATTTCTTTTATGGCCTTTGGATGGTCTTTAGGAACACAAAGAACTAAAGTTGAATTTTTTCCAGACAACAAACCAAACCAAATTATTGTTTATATAGAGTATCCGGAAGGTACAGACATTCAGAAAACAAACGACATTACAAAACAAATAGAACAAAAAGTAGAAAGCGTTTTATATAGTGATGAATATATGGATGGCGACTATAACTTTATGGTAGAAAGTTTAGTTTCTCAAGTTGGTGAAGGTGCAGGAAACCCACAAACAGATGGGGGTTCTGCTGCAGAAATGCCACATAAAGGAAAAGTAACTGCTTCTATGAGAGAATACAAATATAGACGTGGTTTAGATAGTGAATTAATGCGTCAAAAAGTGCAAACTGCTTTGGTTGGTATTTACCCTGGAGTTTTAATTTCTGTAGAAAAAGATGCTAACGGTCCACCTGCAGGATCGCCAATTAATATAGAAATTAAAGGTAATGATTATGCAGAATTGATACATACAGCACAAAGAATGCGCGATTTTATAAATACAAAAAGTATTGCTGGTATAGATGAATTAAAGATTGATGTAAATCGAGACAAACCTGGAATGCAAGTTTTAGTTGATAGAAAAAAAGCTGGAGAATTAGGCATTTCTACAGGGCAAGTGGGCTCTCAACTAAGAGCTTCTATCTTTGGTAATAAAGCGGGAGTTTATAAAGAAGATGGAGAAGATTATGATATTTATGTACGTTTTAATAAAGAAGATAGATATAATACAAGTGCCCTTTTTAATCAGAATATTATCTTTAGAGACATGGCTTCTGGTAAAGTAAAAGAAATTCCGGTTTCTACGGTAGCAACTCAAAAAAACAACTCTGGTTTTAGTGCAATTAAACACAAAGACGTAAAAAGAGTGGTAACTGTATATTCTGCGTTAACGCCTGGAGAAACAGATGCAGCAGCTGTTGTTGGTAAAATTCAGGCAGAAATGGAAAACTTTAAGAATTTACCTAAAGGGATTAAAATTGATTATACAGGACAAATTGAAGAACAAAATAAACAAATGGCATTTTTAGTAGGTGCATTTTTTACTGGTTTGGCTTTAATTTTCTTTATTTTAATTTTCCAATTTAACTCTATTTCTAAACCAGGAATTATCATGTTAGCCATTTTCTTAAGCTTTATCGGAGTCTTTGGCGGAATCGTTATTTCGGGCAGTTCTTTTGTTATTATGATGACCATGATGGGAATTATTTCACTTGCTGGTATTGTTGTAAATAACGGAGTTGTATTACTAGATTACGCGCAATTATTAATAGATAGAAAAAAAGACGAATTAGATTTAGATCATGAAGATTATTTAGACAAAAAATCTTTATATGAAGCAATTGTAAAAGCCGGTGGAGCACGTTTAAGACCTGTTTTATTAACAGCAATTACCACTATTTTAGGTTTAATTCCTTTAGCAATTGGTTTAAATATTAACTTCTTTACTTTGTTCACAGAATATAATCCACATATTTATTTTGGTGGAGATAATGTTGCCTTTTGGGGTCCTTTAGCTTGGACTGTTATTTATGGATTGTTAATTGCTACTTTCTTAACTTTAATTGTAGTGCCTATTTTATTTTATTTAATTACACAATTTAAAATGTGGTTGAAAATTAAGTTTGCTTAAAAAAAAATGTTAACTAGAAAAGGGTTGAAATTGTAATGATTTCAGCCTTTTTTGTTTACTTTAAACTCAAGTCTTTTTGTATGTTTGCTAAATGACTAAAAAGGTTTTTACTGTTGATGAAATTAAACGCAAATTAGAAAACTATTGTGTGTATCAAGATCGTTGTCATAAAGAAGTAGAGCAAAAAATGAGAGAGTTTCGCTTAATTCCGGAAGCAAGAGAACTCATTTTATTAAGTTTGATGAAAGACAACTTTTTAAATGAAGAACGTTTTTCTAAGAGTTTTGCAAGAGGTAAATTCAGAATTAAAAGCTGGGGAAAACAGCGAATTGTTAGAGAGTTAAAGTTTAGAGATATTTCTGCTTACAACATTAAAACAGCACTTAAAGAAATTGATGAAGACGAATATTTAAAAACTATTTACAGAATTACAGAAAACAGAAACGAAGTAATTTCTGAACCTAATATATACAAAAGAAAGAAAAAACTGATTGATTTTTTAATGCGAAAAGGTTTTGAAAATGATTTGATTTATAAAACTGTAAATGATGTGGTTAGTTAAATTTCTTTAAAAAGATAGCATCATTCTTTTTCTTAGCAGCAATTACAGCTTGCACATCGTCATTAGGTATAGAAACGGACAACACATACTGTTTAATCTTCCATTCATTATTTGATTTTTCTAAAACGCCAGAACCTCTACAAGTGCCCATCCAAGTATTTAAAAGCTCATCAAACCAAACAAAATCTCCTGAAGCATTTACATAAATAGTACGTTCTAAGGTTTTAAAATCCCACGCTTTGCCTTTATCAAAAAAAGGCTTACTAAAACTCATAAATTGTTTTTTAGTCCAATTTTCTGTAGCATCTGTTCCTATAAAGATAGAAATACTATCCATTTTATTAAAGTAGTTTTCAAAATTTGCTTCAGTTGCAGCCAAATGCCAATCGTCTAAAACAGTATTTACTGCTTTTTTAATTTCTTGCTGATTCTTAAAAGAAATTGGTTTTAAAGTACTTTTACAAGAAACCAAAATCATTAAAAACACAAAAAGTAAAACTGCTTTTTTCATAATTATATTTTTAAGATCCTTCAATCATTTTTTTTCTGTTAAGCCTTTTATCTTTCAATTTATTATTGATAGATTTTCTAGAAACACTATCAATTTTTGTAGAATCTAAACCTATAAAATCTAGATCTAATTCTATTTCATCTTGAAATCGTTCTTTTAATAAAATTGAATTTACTTTAGAATTAACAGCAGAAAAAGCATTAATAATTTTCTCTGTTTGCTTAGAAACCTCATCTGCTTTAATTGCAGGAATAAATGTCATATCTGATAAACGCAAAACTTCATTATCTAAAATATCTATCCTTGTATTAAAAGAAGGATTTTCAAACAATGCTGGTTTTACACTATCTTTTAAAGATTTTACCAATTCTTTTAACTCTAAAGCATTACTTAAAATTTCGTTTGGCGAAGCCTTTTTAAATCTTGATAAAAAAAGATCAACAGCTTTTAATTCTTGCCAATCTTCTATATCTTTTAAAAAAGTTGTATCTACTTTTTGTGCAACACCATAATTTTTAACAACACTTAAAACTGATTTTGTTTCTTGTACCTCAACAACCTCATCTTTCTTTTTATCACAAGAAAAAAAGACTACTAAAACTAAAAAAAGGAAACTATTTTTCACGATATAAAATTAGTTTGTAAAAATACACTTTTTTATTTCTTAATTCTGTTAAAGAAAAATCAACAACTTAAAAATAATGTAAGTTACTTTCTTTATTTTCGTCATAATATTGAATTTTAGTTTTATCAATTATGAAAAATACCCTAGAAAAAAGTTTAAAGCAAAGTATCTCTTATCAAGAATATCGAGATTTAGTTACTAACTTATTAGCAGAAAATAAATCTACAGGACCAAATCAATCAGAAGAATTAACAAATTATAGTTTGTTAAATGCAACAAGGATGAAACGTTTAGACAAAACCATTAAAATTTCTGATGAAACAACTAAAGAAATTCAACAAATTACGACACCACAAACATGGTTATTAATTACAGAAGGTTGGTG
Protein-coding sequences here:
- a CDS encoding TetR/AcrR family transcriptional regulator, translating into MKEKILEKSNELFLNLGFKSVTMDEIANALGVSKKTIYKYFSNKTALIAAVTDNMFETICCSIDTVCEEKMNPIDELYHIKRIIMSHLKDEKSSPFYQLQKYYPKIYASLTQKQFHVMQETVQDNLQRGIDSGLFRTEIDIEFISRIYFSGMIGIKDQQLFPVIKYSMNTLLNNYLEYHIRGISTEKGVQELEQQLKNNNL
- a CDS encoding TolC family protein; the protein is MKKYIYIFSFFAFTISLKAQEKTMELSLKEAISFGIENSYNTKVARNDIKSAKDKVWETTAIGLPQINGAVDYQQYLKLPITLIDFDGDGTNEEFVFVQKQSLNASVTLTQLLFDGSYLVGLQASKTYLKISKQAEEKTELTTREAIINAYGNVLITESSIAILESNIKILQKNYDDAKKIYENGLNEEEDVEQLEITLGNLKNQLNSVIRMKKIAYQMLNLSLGNDINTTLILTDNLDSLVKTNIELALISEDFDVNNHIDFKISENDRETKRLTVKLEQSKALPTLSAFVNYGSQAYSDSFSFFKGSQEWFASSLLGISLNVPIFSSFSRKSKTAQAKIALENANLRLEETKQRLNLLAETAKSEYQLSIENYTTAQKNLGLSERIEKKQRIKFFEGISSSFDLLQAQNQLYTQQQNYIQSMLDVISKKAALENALNLPIKQ
- a CDS encoding efflux RND transporter periplasmic adaptor subunit, producing MRKIYSLLVITTVLISCGEKKTTSIESLISSGTLTELTAKKKEITTNLEAINADLEAINNAIAIKDTVKKLPLITTFVAKEEVFKHYLEIQGSVKTKQNILIYPEMAGILKSVYVKEGQKVTKGQVLATIDDGGLSNQVAQLEATTQLAKTTYERQKRLWEQKIGSEIQFLQTKTNYDAQQNTLKQLKTQLGKSTIKAPFSGVIDDVIKESGNVVAPGIGSEIFRIVNLNNMYIEAEVPERYITSIQKNKEVKIEFPVLGTNINSSVRQVGSFINPNNRSFKIEVPVANKNGHVKPNLTAKLQINDYTDDTAILIPQSIISENASGEQFVYVIKNKTSENEAIAERLVIKTGKTQGNFIEVLENLPVGAEIIKEGARSVNNGQTVKVINK
- a CDS encoding efflux RND transporter permease subunit; the encoded protein is MTKQKKQVDKEFKLSAWAIHNKTTIYTLMAVLFFYGISAYLSMARENFPEVKETKIYISTAYPGNTAEDIEKLITDPIEDQVKTVSNVVEVTSTSQEDYSIVVVEFDENISVELAKQKVKDELATETASEDWPTFNGAKIEPNVFDLSLSEEIAILNVNISGDYPVYKLKEFAEYLQDDIEDLSEIKQADIRGAQEKEVEVAVDIYKMMAAKVSFNDITSAINNGNVTMSAGNFITSGQRRTVRIIGEIEEPKALENFVIKSEFDNPIYLKDVATVSFKDKDKTTFARERGQEVVMLDVKKRAGENMVAASEQIQVIVNEAIKNYFPKDLKVTITNDQSDKTIGQVDDLVNNIIFGVILVVTVLMFFLGFKNAVFVGFAIPMSMFMSLMILNLLGYTMNTMILFGLIMGLGMLVDNGIVVVENVYRLMDEEGMNRIDAAKKGISEIAYPIIISTATTVAAFIPLGLWPGIMGDFMVLLPITLSTVLGSSLLVAIFFNSVLVSQFMSVEDVDMPIKKIAILTGVMTVIGIIILFIGGSYSALGALMIFVAIMLWVYRLFLRGWANTFQNKVLPILEGWYENSLRFALSGKMPYVIVISTTVLLIISFMAFGWSLGTQRTKVEFFPDNKPNQIIVYIEYPEGTDIQKTNDITKQIEQKVESVLYSDEYMDGDYNFMVESLVSQVGEGAGNPQTDGGSAAEMPHKGKVTASMREYKYRRGLDSELMRQKVQTALVGIYPGVLISVEKDANGPPAGSPINIEIKGNDYAELIHTAQRMRDFINTKSIAGIDELKIDVNRDKPGMQVLVDRKKAGELGISTGQVGSQLRASIFGNKAGVYKEDGEDYDIYVRFNKEDRYNTSALFNQNIIFRDMASGKVKEIPVSTVATQKNNSGFSAIKHKDVKRVVTVYSALTPGETDAAAVVGKIQAEMENFKNLPKGIKIDYTGQIEEQNKQMAFLVGAFFTGLALIFFILIFQFNSISKPGIIMLAIFLSFIGVFGGIVISGSSFVIMMTMMGIISLAGIVVNNGVVLLDYAQLLIDRKKDELDLDHEDYLDKKSLYEAIVKAGGARLRPVLLTAITTILGLIPLAIGLNINFFTLFTEYNPHIYFGGDNVAFWGPLAWTVIYGLLIATFLTLIVVPILFYLITQFKMWLKIKFA
- a CDS encoding regulatory protein RecX → MTKKVFTVDEIKRKLENYCVYQDRCHKEVEQKMREFRLIPEARELILLSLMKDNFLNEERFSKSFARGKFRIKSWGKQRIVRELKFRDISAYNIKTALKEIDEDEYLKTIYRITENRNEVISEPNIYKRKKKLIDFLMRKGFENDLIYKTVNDVVS
- a CDS encoding nuclear transport factor 2 family protein; the encoded protein is MKKAVLLFVFLMILVSCKSTLKPISFKNQQEIKKAVNTVLDDWHLAATEANFENYFNKMDSISIFIGTDATENWTKKQFMSFSKPFFDKGKAWDFKTLERTIYVNASGDFVWFDELLNTWMGTCRGSGVLEKSNNEWKIKQYVLSVSIPNDDVQAVIAAKKKNDAIFLKKFN